From the genome of Gopherus evgoodei ecotype Sinaloan lineage chromosome 5, rGopEvg1_v1.p, whole genome shotgun sequence, one region includes:
- the LOC115652021 gene encoding toll-like receptor 2 type-2 → MGKIMPNQLWKGWVIYMVIMANFSEEKATTRVCPSCDATHFCDCSSMNLSTIPSGLTTDITGLNLSYNSIKYVRETDLLVGVNLRVLLLQFNQIWTIDKESFIFLGKLEHLDLSNNKLTHLSPIWFRHLFSLQQLNIQSNLYTTLGENPLFSNLKNLRYLHLGNNNSFSAIQKQDFDGIVVLEQLEIDGQRLRQYVSGSLITVNINHIIININDVQVLSVMLEDLINSAICIELRNIAFNTANESSLLEPMSHSVMEKFVLKNVLFTDASIDKLLNILVHAEQLLELELDNSVLQGTGHWHEPIKIKRKSPMEIVTIQRLTIEKFYLFSDLSSLKNLIGNITKITVVNTKVFLVPCSISRHFSSLLYLDLSENLLADPNLEHSSCRGAWPLLQTFNLSQNTLGDLQMTGRSLSHLKYLTHLDISQNNFGEIPELCQWPGNLKYLNISGTQIPKLTTCIPQTLEVLDVSSNILNDFRLKLPHLKELYIAKNKLKTLPDAPFIPNLVALRISRNKLTSFFKEEFGSFRKMETLDAGDNNFICSCEFLSFIQYQEGIANVLANWPENYICDSPSSVRGQQVKAAQLSLFECHRTLAVSLICILVVLIILFIVILGYKLHVIWYMKMTWAWLQAKRKPRKSHNHDFCYDAFVSYSESDSEWVENLMVQELENAIPPFKLCLHKRDFVPGKWIVDNIIDSIEKSHKTLFVLSEHFVQSEWCKYELEFSHFRLFDEHNDAAILILLEPIEEQTIPKRFCKLRKIMNTKTYLEWPLDEGQQQIFWFNLKIALKY, encoded by the exons ATGG GTAAAATCATGCCTAACCAACTCTGGAAAGGGTGGGTTATCTACATGGTCATAATGGCAaatttttctgaagaaaaagcCACAACGCGGGTGTGTCCTTCATGTGATGCCACTCATTTCTGTGACTGTTCTTCAATGAATTTGAGCACCATTCCTTCAGGACTAACAACTGATATCACAGGGCTAAATCTGTCCTACAACAGCATAAAATATGTCAGAGAAACTGATCTGCTGGTGGGTGTGAATCTGagagtgctgctgctgcaattCAATCAAATTTGGACAATAGATAAGGAATCATTTATTTTCCTTGGAAAATTGGAACATTTGGATTTATCAAATAATAAGTTGACTCATTTGTCACCCATTTGGTTTAGACATCTTTTTTCCTTACAGCAACTAAACATACAGAGTAATTTATATACAACACTGGGGGAGAATCCCTTGTTTTCTAATCTCAAAAATTTGAGATATCTGCACCTGGGGAATAACAATTCCTTCTCTGCTATACAGAAGCAAGACTTTGATGGCATTGTAGTTCTTGAGCAACTTGAGATTGATGGTCAAAGGCTCAGGCAATATGTGTCAGGGAGTTTGATAACAGTTAACATAAATCATATCATCATAAACATAAATGATGTTCAGGTGTTATCAGTGATGTTGGAGGATCTTATAAATTCTGCAATATGTATAGAACTGAGAAATATAGCCTTCAATACAGCTAATGAATCTTCATTATTGGAGCCAATGAGTCATTCTGTCATGGAAAAATTTGTGTTAAAAAACGTTTTGTTTACAGATGCAAGCATTGACAAACTGTTAAACATCTTGGTGCATGCTGAGCAATtgttggagctggagctggacaaCTCTGTACTGCAGGGAACGGGACACTGGCATGAACcaattaaaataaagagaaaaagccCCATGGAAATTGTGACAATACAGAGATTAACTATAGAaaaattttatttgttttcagatCTTAGCAGTTTGAAAAATCTTATAGGTAACATCACCAAAATCACAGTTGTAAATACGAAGGTGTTCTTGGTGCCTTGCAGCATTTCAAGACATTTTTCCTCACTCCTTTATCTTGATCTCAGTGAAAATTTGCTTGCAGATCCAAATTTGGAACACTCATCCTGTAGGGGTGCATGGCCCTTGCTGCAAACTTTCAATTTAAGTCAAAATACATTGGGTGATTTACAAATGACAGGAAGAAGTCTATCTCATCTAAAATACCTTACTCACCTAGATATTAGCCAAAACAATTTTGGTGAGATTCCAGAATTGTGTCAATGGCCAGGAAacctgaaatatttaaatatctcaGGCACTCAAATACCCAAATTAACAACGTGCATTCCTCAAACTCTTGAAGTTTTGGATGTTAGTAGTAATATCCTCAATGATTTTAGATTAAAGCTGCCACATCTTAAAGAgctctacattgcaaaaaacaaattaaagacCTTGCCAGATGCTCCATTTATTCCTAACTTAGTAGCCCTGAGAATCAGCAGAAACAAATTAACCAGTTTCTTTAAGGAAGAATTTGGATCATTTAGGAAAATGGAGACACTGGATGCAGGTGACAATAATTTCATCTGCTCTTGTGAATTTCTCTCCTTCATTCAATATCAGGAGGGAATAGCTAATGTCTTGGCTAACTGGCCAGAGAACTACATCTGTGACTCTCCGTCTTCTGTGAGAGGACAGCAGGTAAAAGCTGCTCAACTTTCGCTGTTTGAATGTCACAGAACTTTGGCCGTGTCCCTAATTTGCATTCTGGTGGTCTTGATAATCCTGTTTATTGTGATCCTGGGCTACAAACTTCATGTGATCTGGTACATGAAAATGACCTGGGCTTGGCTTCAAGCTAAAAGGAAACCCAGGAAATCACATAATCACGACTTCTGCTATGATGCTTTTGTTTCCTACAGTGAAAGCGACTCAGAATGGGTTGAAAACTTAATGGTACAGGAACTTGAGAATGCTATCCCCCCATTTAAACTGTGCCTTCATAAACGGGACTTTGTGCCTGGGAAGTGGATCGTTGACAACATCATTGACTCCATTGAAAAAAGTCATAAAACTCTGTTTGTGCTGTCAGAGCACTTTGTGCAGAGCGAGTGGTGCAAGTATGAGCTGGAGTTCTCGCACTTTCGTCTCTTTGATGAGCATAATGATGCAGCAATTTTGATCCTTTTGGAGCCCATTGAGGAGCAAACAATTCCCAAAAGATTCTGTAAACTGAGGAAAATAATGAACACAAAGACCTACCTTGAATGGCCTCTTGATGAAGGTCAACAACagatattttggtttaatttgaaAATAGCATTAAAATACTAG